One Bradyrhizobium sp. ISRA464 genomic window carries:
- the rimP gene encoding ribosome maturation factor RimP: MTDPTVTSIDAELLNEPRLVVEPGVAARVAAVAVPVLQGMGYRLVRIKVSGEAGCTVQIMAERPDGSMQLEDCEAISRALSPVLDVADPIDRAYRLEISSPGIDRPLVRRSDFERYNGHLVKIEMAVAHQGRKRFRGTLAGVEGNAVRVKRDDPRPDEDADVLLVMEDISDARLVLTDELIAESMRRGKAAERELRRELGLAPPQPEHAKKSDPAKSHKPKPKPGKKPAPTNTKQHRLAAERARRGEIDPSEGD, translated from the coding sequence ATGACCGATCCGACCGTAACGTCCATCGACGCCGAACTGCTCAACGAGCCGCGGCTCGTCGTCGAGCCCGGCGTGGCCGCGCGGGTGGCCGCAGTCGCCGTGCCGGTCCTGCAGGGCATGGGCTATCGCTTGGTGCGCATCAAGGTCTCGGGCGAGGCCGGCTGCACCGTGCAGATCATGGCGGAACGGCCCGACGGCTCGATGCAGCTCGAGGACTGCGAGGCGATCTCGCGCGCGCTGTCGCCGGTGCTCGATGTCGCCGACCCGATCGATCGCGCCTACCGGCTCGAGATCTCGTCGCCGGGTATCGACCGTCCGCTGGTGCGCCGCTCCGACTTCGAGCGCTATAATGGCCATCTCGTGAAAATCGAGATGGCGGTGGCGCATCAGGGCCGCAAGCGGTTCCGCGGCACGCTCGCGGGCGTCGAGGGCAATGCGGTGCGCGTCAAGCGCGACGATCCGCGCCCGGACGAGGATGCCGACGTCCTCCTGGTGATGGAGGATATTTCGGATGCACGGCTGGTGCTGACCGACGAGCTGATCGCTGAATCGATGCGCCGCGGCAAGGCCGCCGAGCGCGAGCTGCGCCGCGAGCTCGGGCTGGCGCCGCCGCAACCGGAGCACGCAAAGAAGAGCGATCCGGCGAAAAGCCATAAACCGAAGCCGAAGCCCGGCAAGAAGCCGGCTCCGACCAACACCAAACAACACCGCTTGGCCGCCGAGCGTGCGCGTCGAGGCGAGATCGATCCATCCGAAGGAGACTAA
- a CDS encoding phytanoyl-CoA dioxygenase family protein, producing the protein MLMDADIQSHAERIREDGYTVIARAASPELVEGLKEAVLRIEREHDRGLARTSFEGFKTLRINNLLTYDDLFWEVPLHENVLPVVECVLDKECLLSSFCSLVLGPGQEAQPIHEDTQLIPLPRPHIPITINAIWALSDFRDDNGATRIIPGSHKYDSSPEYGKDYDAVTATMPAGSVMLFDSALWHGGGANTSDARRFAFSCAYCWGWMRQQENLQLGIPRDIAVRFPRRLQELCGYGVYKGQFGHIDNRDPIELLGRERGKRMVWEATDVKKARMAAAKG; encoded by the coding sequence ATGCTGATGGACGCCGACATTCAATCGCACGCCGAACGGATCCGCGAGGACGGATATACCGTGATCGCGCGTGCCGCCTCGCCCGAGCTGGTCGAGGGATTGAAGGAGGCGGTGCTGCGGATCGAGCGCGAGCATGATCGCGGCTTGGCGAGGACCTCGTTCGAAGGCTTCAAGACGCTGCGCATCAACAACCTCCTGACCTATGACGACCTGTTCTGGGAGGTGCCGCTGCATGAGAATGTGCTGCCGGTTGTCGAGTGCGTGCTGGACAAGGAATGCCTGCTCTCGTCGTTCTGCTCGCTGGTGCTTGGTCCCGGCCAGGAGGCGCAACCGATCCACGAAGACACGCAACTGATCCCTCTGCCACGGCCGCACATTCCGATCACGATCAATGCGATCTGGGCGCTGTCGGATTTCCGCGACGACAACGGCGCGACGCGGATCATCCCGGGCAGCCACAAATACGATTCGTCGCCGGAATACGGCAAGGATTACGACGCTGTCACCGCGACCATGCCTGCAGGCAGCGTGATGCTGTTTGACAGCGCGCTGTGGCACGGCGGCGGCGCCAATACCAGCGACGCCAGGCGCTTCGCCTTCTCCTGCGCCTATTGCTGGGGCTGGATGCGGCAGCAGGAGAACCTGCAGCTCGGCATTCCCCGCGACATCGCCGTGCGCTTTCCGCGTCGGCTGCAGGAATTGTGCGGCTACGGCGTCTACAAGGGGCAGTTCGGCCACATCGACAATCGCGACCCGATCGAGCTGCTGGGCCGCGAGCGGGGAAAGCGCATGGTGTGGGAGGCGACCGACGTCAAGAAGGCCCGGATGGCCGCGGCGAAGGGGTAA
- a CDS encoding M20 family metallopeptidase: MSSNPFEAGAILDGIRRWVEIESPTERPDQVNKLVDLVTSGYRDLPATVERVAGRDGRGDHLIARSSWGQEAPGILVLSHLDTVHPMGFIERLPFRVDGDSAFGPGIYDMKGGAYLAYHAFRRICADGARAPLGITQLYVSDEEVGSPTSRALIEAEGRKAKYVLVTEPARDGGKIVTGRKGVARFDVAIKGVPAHAGTRPEDGRSAIRELGNVIQTLEAMNDLKRGVTVNVGVVRGGTKPNVIAEEAYAEVDLRVPTMADADELVPKILGITSRTEGVTVTVTGELNRPPYEKSSSGTALYEHARTLAAELGFDLLDVFTGGGSDGNFTAPHTATLDGLGVDGKGAHTHYEQLYISSLEPRARLLHRLYQTLR, from the coding sequence ATGTCCAGCAACCCGTTTGAAGCAGGAGCGATCCTCGACGGCATCCGCCGCTGGGTCGAGATCGAGTCACCGACCGAACGGCCGGACCAGGTCAACAAGCTCGTCGACCTCGTCACATCGGGTTATCGTGATCTGCCGGCAACCGTGGAGCGTGTCGCGGGACGCGACGGCCGCGGCGATCACCTGATCGCGCGCTCGTCCTGGGGCCAGGAGGCGCCGGGCATTCTGGTGCTGAGCCATCTCGACACCGTGCACCCGATGGGATTCATCGAACGCCTGCCGTTCAGGGTCGATGGCGACAGCGCGTTCGGTCCCGGCATCTACGACATGAAGGGCGGCGCCTATCTTGCCTATCATGCCTTCCGGCGGATCTGCGCCGATGGCGCGCGGGCGCCGCTCGGCATCACCCAGCTCTACGTATCCGACGAGGAGGTCGGCAGCCCGACGTCACGGGCGCTGATCGAGGCTGAGGGCCGCAAAGCCAAATACGTGCTGGTGACCGAGCCGGCGCGCGACGGCGGCAAGATCGTCACCGGGCGCAAGGGCGTCGCGCGGTTCGACGTGGCCATCAAGGGCGTGCCCGCGCATGCCGGCACGCGTCCCGAGGACGGCCGCAGCGCGATCCGCGAACTGGGCAACGTGATCCAGACGCTGGAGGCGATGAACGACCTCAAGCGCGGCGTCACCGTCAATGTCGGCGTCGTCCGCGGCGGCACCAAGCCGAACGTGATTGCCGAAGAGGCCTATGCCGAGGTCGACCTGCGCGTGCCGACCATGGCCGATGCCGACGAGCTGGTGCCGAAGATCCTCGGGATCACATCGCGCACCGAGGGCGTTACCGTGACGGTAACAGGCGAGCTGAACCGTCCGCCCTATGAAAAGAGCAGTTCCGGCACCGCGCTCTACGAGCACGCCAGGACGCTTGCCGCCGAACTCGGCTTCGATCTGCTCGATGTCTTCACCGGTGGCGGCTCCGACGGCAATTTCACTGCGCCGCACACCGCGACCCTCGACGGCCTCGGCGTCGACGGCAAGGGCGCGCATACCCACTACGAGCAGCTCTATATCTCCTCGCTCGAGCCGCGTGCGCGGCTCCTGCACCGGCTCTACCAGACGCTGCGATGA
- a CDS encoding DUF2336 domain-containing protein, producing MTTAPALIPELDDIVRRGDPKRRAEAARRVSELFLQGAATFRPDHIDLFDGVLTSLVPHAELDARIDLAERLALLANAPRHLVGQLAHEDNIAIAGPLLRRSPVIDEHVLVEIANAKGQGHLLAIAERPKLSTKLTDVIVRRGDRDVIRCAAGNAGAAFSDDAFATMIRRAGQDGVLTLKIGRRDDLPPEHLKNLLAGSIDVIRRRLFDVVKPERQAEIKLAMSEIEGVIVPVEGRRDFALAQRAILALHHAGKLNEAALLDFAKSFKYEESVAALAAMTGVKIVTLDRLISGDRYDPILIASKTIGLEWLTVRALILMRLGRNRVPSPADIEGARVNFVRLMPSTAQRVVDFWKSR from the coding sequence ATGACGACAGCCCCCGCGCTGATCCCGGAACTCGATGACATCGTTCGCCGCGGTGACCCCAAGCGCCGTGCTGAAGCCGCGCGGCGGGTCAGCGAGCTGTTCCTGCAGGGCGCTGCGACCTTCCGTCCCGACCATATCGATCTTTTTGATGGCGTGCTGACCAGCCTGGTTCCACATGCCGAGCTGGATGCGCGGATCGATCTGGCCGAGAGGCTCGCGCTGCTTGCCAACGCACCGCGGCACCTCGTCGGCCAGCTCGCCCATGAAGACAATATCGCGATCGCAGGCCCGCTGCTGCGCCGCTCGCCTGTGATCGACGAGCATGTGCTGGTCGAAATCGCCAACGCGAAGGGGCAAGGCCATCTGCTCGCGATAGCCGAGCGGCCGAAGCTTTCGACCAAACTGACCGACGTCATCGTCCGCCGTGGCGATCGCGACGTGATCAGATGCGCGGCCGGCAACGCCGGTGCTGCATTTTCGGACGACGCCTTCGCCACGATGATCCGCCGTGCCGGACAGGACGGCGTGCTGACGCTGAAGATCGGCCGGCGCGACGATCTTCCGCCCGAGCATCTGAAGAACCTGCTCGCCGGCTCGATCGACGTGATCCGCCGGCGCCTGTTCGATGTCGTCAAGCCGGAGCGGCAGGCCGAGATCAAGCTCGCGATGAGCGAGATCGAAGGCGTGATCGTTCCTGTCGAGGGCCGTCGCGATTTCGCGCTGGCACAGCGCGCGATCCTCGCGCTGCATCACGCCGGCAAGCTGAACGAGGCGGCGCTGCTCGATTTCGCAAAGTCCTTCAAATACGAAGAGTCGGTCGCGGCGCTGGCCGCGATGACCGGCGTGAAGATCGTGACGCTCGACCGCCTGATCTCCGGCGATCGTTACGATCCGATCCTGATCGCCAGCAAGACCATCGGCCTCGAATGGCTGACGGTGCGGGCGCTGATCCTGATGCGGCTCGGGCGGAACCGCGTGCCGTCACCGGCCGATATCGAAGGCGCGCGGGTGAATTTCGTCCGCCTGATGCCGTCCACCGCGCAGCGCGTCGTCGATTTCTGGAAGTCGCGGTAG
- the trmB gene encoding tRNA (guanosine(46)-N7)-methyltransferase TrmB, with the protein MIAAPRDAGDHDVPPDDGAAAHSRGSFFGRRKGHKLRAHQADLIDHLLPHLALDIGAPAPASLTELFDDGLESVRLEIGFGGGEHLVAEAQAFPKMGFIGCEPYVNGMAKILTQIEAHNIGNVRLFAGDAAELLAWAPARSLSRIDLIHPDPWPKRRHWKRRFVQDATVAAMARILTPGGEFRFVSDIDDYCAWTLAHLMRSPDFAWLAERAIDWQQPWPDYTMTRYGAKAEREGRKAAYLRFRRTG; encoded by the coding sequence ATGATCGCTGCACCGCGTGACGCTGGCGACCATGACGTGCCCCCGGACGACGGCGCGGCTGCCCATTCGCGCGGATCGTTCTTCGGTCGCCGCAAGGGCCACAAGCTGCGCGCGCACCAGGCCGACCTGATCGACCATCTGCTGCCGCATCTGGCGCTCGACATCGGCGCTCCCGCGCCCGCAAGCCTGACCGAACTGTTCGACGACGGCCTCGAGAGCGTCAGGCTCGAGATCGGCTTCGGCGGCGGAGAGCATCTGGTTGCGGAAGCGCAGGCGTTTCCCAAGATGGGCTTCATCGGCTGCGAGCCCTATGTCAACGGGATGGCGAAGATCCTGACCCAGATCGAGGCACACAACATCGGCAACGTCAGGCTGTTCGCCGGCGACGCCGCCGAGCTGCTGGCCTGGGCGCCGGCGCGCTCGCTTTCGCGCATCGACCTGATCCATCCCGATCCCTGGCCGAAGCGGCGGCACTGGAAACGGCGCTTCGTGCAGGATGCGACGGTCGCCGCGATGGCGCGGATCCTGACGCCGGGCGGCGAGTTCCGCTTCGTCAGCGACATCGACGACTACTGCGCTTGGACGCTGGCGCATCTGATGCGCTCGCCGGACTTCGCCTGGCTCGCCGAACGCGCAATCGACTGGCAGCAGCCGTGGCCGGACTACACGATGACGCGCTACGGCGCGAAAGCCGAACGCGAGGGTCGCAAGGCCGCGTATCTAAGATTTCGGCGCACGGGTTAG
- a CDS encoding helix-turn-helix transcriptional regulator, whose translation MSTKAPNPVDKYVGSRVRMRRIMLGMSQEKLGEALGLTFQQVQKYEKGTNRVGASRLQQISEILQVPVSFLFDGGPSGVKTSDGFGEGASPAYVSDFLATAEGLALTRAFTRIADAKLRRSIVELVEQIAAREASDQA comes from the coding sequence ATGTCTACCAAAGCGCCCAACCCTGTTGACAAATATGTCGGCAGCCGCGTCCGCATGCGACGCATCATGCTGGGCATGAGCCAGGAAAAGCTGGGCGAGGCGCTGGGTCTGACGTTCCAGCAGGTGCAGAAGTACGAGAAGGGGACCAACCGCGTTGGCGCCAGCCGGCTGCAGCAGATCTCCGAAATCCTGCAGGTCCCGGTCTCGTTCCTGTTCGACGGCGGCCCGAGCGGCGTCAAGACGTCCGACGGCTTCGGCGAAGGCGCCTCGCCTGCTTACGTGTCGGATTTCCTCGCGACCGCCGAAGGCCTGGCGCTGACCCGTGCCTTCACCCGCATCGCCGATGCCAAGCTCCGCCGCAGCATTGTCGAACTGGTCGAGCAGATCGCTGCACGCGAGGCGTCCGACCAGGCCTGA